A single genomic interval of Musa acuminata AAA Group cultivar baxijiao chromosome BXJ3-4, Cavendish_Baxijiao_AAA, whole genome shotgun sequence harbors:
- the LOC103980879 gene encoding monoterpene synthase 8, chloroplastic, whose product MAFCSSAPSCCSLIGAYPRTAPSKSSPRRCLLLPIRCTARTPPPPRRSADYQPSSWSDEYIQSLTTDTKVEEDTATRMEKLTEDVKLLIYMKKGIEEQLQLIDHLQQLGVAYHFKEDIKDALWTIYGSMEEVSMLLKDNLHATALMFRLLREHGFAVSEGVFNRFMDEMGNLKANLRHQTEGLVSLYEAFHLAKEGEHLLEEAINFTTKQLKSLMGESLEPHLREHVTHSLELPLNWRMPRLQTRWFIEACQREAKMNPVLLELAKLDFNRVQIIYQRELREVSRYFELALLESCLVHSALVYELANFSTNLWLSIRWWSNLGLAQRLPFSRDRLMENYFWTVGWAFEPQFARFREAQTKANCLITTIDDVYDVYGTIDELELFTDAVERWDVNTMDKLPEYMKICFLALFNTTNDTAYNVMKEKGLDIIPHLKKAWADLCKAYMVEARWYHQGYTPNLEEYLENALVSISGPLATTLAYCTSDDVTREALDGFQICPEIARWSSMIFRLCNDLGTSKDELRRGDVPKSIECHMHESGVSEDAAREHIRRLIRGNWRAINGDRSFTSRFEENLKMIAINIPRMAHCMYQYGDGYGKPDGVIEDRMRSLLIEPILM is encoded by the exons ATGGCTTTCTGCTCATCTGCTCCGTCCTGCTGTAGCTTGATCGGTGCCTATCCGCGGACTGCCCCCTCGAAGTCTTCACCCCGTCGTTGCCTCCTACTGCCAATCCGGTGTACTGCGcggactcctcctcctcctcggcgatcggctgATTACCAGCCGAGCTCGTGGAGTGACGAATACATACAATCGCTAACAACTGACACCAAG GTGGAGGAGGATACCGCAACAAGGATGGAAAAACTGACAGAGGACGTGAAACTACTGATCTACATGAAGAAAGGAATTGAGGAGCAGCTTCAACTGATCGATCACCTGCAGCAGCTTGGGGTGGCTTATCACTTTAAGGAGGATATTAAGGATGCTTTATGGACTATATACGGTTCCATGGAAGAGGTGAGCATGTTGCTGAAGGATAATCTTCATGCCACGGCTCTTATGTTCAGGCTTCTCAGAGAACATGGGTTTGCTGTTTCTGAAG GTGTATTCAACCGATTTATGGATGAGATGGGCAACTTGAAAGCCAACCTTCGCCACCAGACTGAAGGATTGGTGAGCTTGTACGAGGCTTTCCATCTTGCGAAGGAAGGAGAGCACTTGCTGGAAGAAGCTATAAACTTCACAACTAAACAGCTCAAGAGCCTCATGGGGGAATCACTTGAGCCTCATCTCAGGGAGCACGTAACCCATTCCTTGGAGCTTCCATTGAACTGGAGGATGCCGAGGTTACAGACCAGATGGTTCATAGAAGCATGTCAAAGGGAAGCGAAGATGAACCCTGTCCTACTTGAATTGGCTAAGTTGGACTTCAACAGGGTTCAGATCATATATCAGAGGGAACTCAGAGAAGTGTCGAGGTATTTTGAGCTTGCTTTACTTGAATCATGTCTTGTGCATTCTGCCCTCGTTTATGAACTAGCAAACTTCAGCACAAACTTATGGCTATCTAtcagatggtggagcaatcttggCCTGGCGCAGAGGCTTCCATTTTCCAGGGATAGGTTGATGGAGAACTATTTCTGGACGGTTGGCTGGGCTTTTGAGCCACAGTTTGCAAGATTCAGGGAGGCGCAGACAAAAGCGAACTGCCTGATAACAACAATAGATGATGTGTATGATGTTTACGGCACCATCGATGAGCTCGAGCTTTTCACGGATGCCGTCGAAAG ATGGGATGTTAATACAATGGACAAATTGCCAGAGTACATGAAGATATGTTTTCTAGCCCTCTTCAACACTACAAATGACACCGCGTACAATGTTATGAAAGAGAAGGGTCTGGATATAATTCCACACCTAAAAAAAGCA TGGGCAGATCTATGCAAGGCATACATGGTGGAAgcaaggtggtaccaccaaggcTACACACCCAATCTTGAAGAGTACTTGGAGAACGCACTAGTATCGATATCGGGTCCCCTGGCAACGACTCTTGCTTATTGCACCAGTGACGATGTAACTCGAGAGGCCTTGGACGGTTTCCAAATCTGTCCTGAGATTGCAAGATGGTCATCAATGATCTTTCGACTTTGTAATGATTTGGGTACTTCCAAG GACGAGCTTCGAAGAGGCGATGTGCCCAAATCTATAGAGTGTCACATGCATGAGAGCGGTGTTTCCGAGGATGCGGCTCGTGAGCATATCAGGCGATTGATTAGAGGGAATTGGAGAGCAATAAACGGAGATCGAAGTTTCACTTCGCGTTTTGAGGAAAACCTAAAAATGATAGCCATCAATATTCCTCGAATGGCCCATTGCATGTACCAATATGGAGATGGATATGGCAAACCCGATGGAGTGATCGAGGATCGCATGAGGTCTTTGTTGATTGAACCTATACTTATGTAA
- the LOC135635124 gene encoding monoterpene synthase 8, chloroplastic-like isoform X1 → MTFCAPTFSCKLIGVYRWTAPSNASPRPCLRPHIRCAAQTPHRRSANYQPSSWSDEYIQSLRNDTKVEEDNATRMGKLTEHVKQLIYMKKGIEDQLQLIDHLQQLGVAYHFNEDIKDALWTIHRSMEEVNMLLKDNLHATALMFRLLREHGFAVSEGAFNRFMDGKGNLKASLRHHTEGLVSLYEASHLAKEAEHVLEEAINFTTKQLKSLMEGSLEPHLREHVAHALELPLNWRMPRLQTRWFIEASQREAKMNPVLLELAKLDFNRVQNIHQRELREVSRYFELALLESCHVHSALVHESANFSTNFWLSIRWWSNLGLAQRLPFSRDRLVENYFWTVGWAFEPQFARCREAQTKANCLITTIDDVYDVYGTMDELELFTDAVDRWDINAMDKFPEYMKICFLALFNTTNDTAYNVMKEKGLDIIPHLKKAWADLCKAYMVEARWYHQGYTPNLEEYLENALVSISGPLALTLAYCTSDDVTREALEDFHSCPEIARRSSMILRLCDDLGTSKDELVRGDVPKSIQCYMHESGLSESAARYHIRRLIRENWRAINGDRSFTSRLEENIKMMIINVPRMAQCMYQYGDGHGKPGQVIEDRIRSLIIEPIL, encoded by the exons ATGACTTTCTGCGCTCCGACCTTCTCCTGCAAATTGATCGGTGTCTACCGTTGGACCGCGCCCTCCAATGCTTCACCCCGTCCGTGCCTCCGACCACATATCCGGTGTGCTGCGCAGACTCCTCATCGGAGATCGGCTAATTACCAGCCAAGCTCGTGGAGTGACGAATACATCCAATCGCTAAGAAATGACACCAAG GTGGAGGAGGATAACGCAACAAGGATGGGAAAACTGACGGAGCATGTGAAACAACTGATCTACATGAAGAAGGGAATTGAGGACCAGCTTCAACTGATCGATCACCTGCAGCAGCTTGGGGTGGCGTATCACTTTAACGAGGATATTAAGGATGCTTTATGGACAATACACCGTTCCATGGAAGAGGTGAACATGTTGCTGAAGGATAATCTTCATGCCACGGCTCTTATGTTCAGGCTTCTCAGAGAACATGGGTTTGCTGTTTCTGAAG GTGCATTCAACCGATTTATGGATGGGAAGGGCAACTTGAAAGCCAGCCTTCGCCACCATACCGAAGGATTGGTGAGCTTGTACGAGGCTTCCCATCTTGCAAAGGAAGCAGAGCACGTGCTGGAAGAAGCTATAAACTTTACAACTAAACAGCTCAAGAGCCTCATGGAGGGATCACTTGAGCCTCATCTCAGGGAGCACGTAGCCCATGCCTTGGAGCTTCCATTGAACTGGAGGATGCCGAGGTTACAGACCAGGTGGTTCATAGAAGCATCCCAGAGGGAAGCGAAGATGAACCCTGTCCTGCTTGAATTGGCTAAGTTGGACTTCAACAGGGTTCAGAACATACATCAGAGGGAACTCAGAGAAGTGTCGAGGTATTTTGAGCTTGCTTTACTTGAATCATGTCATGTACATTCTGCCCTCGTCCATGAATCAGCAAACTTCAGCACAAACTTCTGGCTGTCGAtcagatggtggagcaatcttggCCTGGCGCAGAGGCTTCCATTTTCGAGGGACAGGTTGGTGGAGAACTATTTCTGGACAGTTGGCTGGGCTTTTGAGCCACAGTTTGCAAGATGCAGGGAGGCGCAGACAAAGGCAAACTGCCTGATAACAACAATAGATGATGTGTATGATGTTTACGGCACGATGGATGAGCTCGAACTTTTCACGGATGCCGTCGATAG ATGGGATATTAATGCAATGGACAAATTTCCAGAGTACATGAAGATATGTTTTCTAGCCCTCTTCAACACTACAAATGACACCGCGTACAATGTTATGAAAGAGAAGGGTCTGGATATAATTCCACACCTAAAAAAAGCA TGGGCAGATCTATGCAAAGCATACATGGTGGAAgcaaggtggtaccaccaaggcTACACACCCAATCTTGAAGAGTACTTGGAGAACGCACTAGTATCGATATCGGGTCCCCTGGCATTGACTCTTGCTTATTGCACCAGTGACGATGTAACTCGAGAGGCCTTGGAAGACTTCCACAGCTGTCCTGAGATTGCAAGACGGTCATCCATGATCCTTCGACTTTGTGATGATTTGGGTACTTCCAAG GACGAGCTTGTTAGAGGAGATGTGCCCAAATCTATCCAGTGTTACATGCATGAGAGCGGCTTATCGGAGTCCGCGGCTCGTTACCATATCAGACGATTGATTAGAGAGAATTGGAGAGCAATAAATGGAGATAGAAGTTTTACTTCTCGTTTAGaggaaaacataaaaatgatgatcATTAATGTCCCTCGAATGGCCCAATGCATGTACCAATACGGAGATGGACATGGGAAACCCGGCCAAGTGATTGAGGATCGCATCAGGTCTTTGATAATTGAACCTATACTTTAG
- the LOC135635124 gene encoding monoterpene synthase 8, chloroplastic-like isoform X2, with the protein MTFCAPTFSCKLIGVYRWTAPSNASPRPCLRPHIRCAAQTPHRRSANYQPSSWSDEYIQSLRNDTKVEEDNATRMGKLTEHVKQLIYMKKGIEDQLQLIDHLQQLGVAYHFNEDIKDALWTIHRSMEEVNMLLKDNLHATALMFRLLREHGFAVSEGAFNRFMDGKGNLKASLRHHTEGLVSLYEASHLAKEAEHVLEEAINFTTKQLKSLMEGSLEPHLREHVAHALELPLNWRMPRLQTRWFIEASQREAKMNPVLLELAKLDFNRVQNIHQRELREVSRWWSNLGLAQRLPFSRDRLVENYFWTVGWAFEPQFARCREAQTKANCLITTIDDVYDVYGTMDELELFTDAVDRWDINAMDKFPEYMKICFLALFNTTNDTAYNVMKEKGLDIIPHLKKAWADLCKAYMVEARWYHQGYTPNLEEYLENALVSISGPLALTLAYCTSDDVTREALEDFHSCPEIARRSSMILRLCDDLGTSKDELVRGDVPKSIQCYMHESGLSESAARYHIRRLIRENWRAINGDRSFTSRLEENIKMMIINVPRMAQCMYQYGDGHGKPGQVIEDRIRSLIIEPIL; encoded by the exons ATGACTTTCTGCGCTCCGACCTTCTCCTGCAAATTGATCGGTGTCTACCGTTGGACCGCGCCCTCCAATGCTTCACCCCGTCCGTGCCTCCGACCACATATCCGGTGTGCTGCGCAGACTCCTCATCGGAGATCGGCTAATTACCAGCCAAGCTCGTGGAGTGACGAATACATCCAATCGCTAAGAAATGACACCAAG GTGGAGGAGGATAACGCAACAAGGATGGGAAAACTGACGGAGCATGTGAAACAACTGATCTACATGAAGAAGGGAATTGAGGACCAGCTTCAACTGATCGATCACCTGCAGCAGCTTGGGGTGGCGTATCACTTTAACGAGGATATTAAGGATGCTTTATGGACAATACACCGTTCCATGGAAGAGGTGAACATGTTGCTGAAGGATAATCTTCATGCCACGGCTCTTATGTTCAGGCTTCTCAGAGAACATGGGTTTGCTGTTTCTGAAG GTGCATTCAACCGATTTATGGATGGGAAGGGCAACTTGAAAGCCAGCCTTCGCCACCATACCGAAGGATTGGTGAGCTTGTACGAGGCTTCCCATCTTGCAAAGGAAGCAGAGCACGTGCTGGAAGAAGCTATAAACTTTACAACTAAACAGCTCAAGAGCCTCATGGAGGGATCACTTGAGCCTCATCTCAGGGAGCACGTAGCCCATGCCTTGGAGCTTCCATTGAACTGGAGGATGCCGAGGTTACAGACCAGGTGGTTCATAGAAGCATCCCAGAGGGAAGCGAAGATGAACCCTGTCCTGCTTGAATTGGCTAAGTTGGACTTCAACAGGGTTCAGAACATACATCAGAGGGAACTCAGAGAAGTGTCGAG atggtggagcaatcttggCCTGGCGCAGAGGCTTCCATTTTCGAGGGACAGGTTGGTGGAGAACTATTTCTGGACAGTTGGCTGGGCTTTTGAGCCACAGTTTGCAAGATGCAGGGAGGCGCAGACAAAGGCAAACTGCCTGATAACAACAATAGATGATGTGTATGATGTTTACGGCACGATGGATGAGCTCGAACTTTTCACGGATGCCGTCGATAG ATGGGATATTAATGCAATGGACAAATTTCCAGAGTACATGAAGATATGTTTTCTAGCCCTCTTCAACACTACAAATGACACCGCGTACAATGTTATGAAAGAGAAGGGTCTGGATATAATTCCACACCTAAAAAAAGCA TGGGCAGATCTATGCAAAGCATACATGGTGGAAgcaaggtggtaccaccaaggcTACACACCCAATCTTGAAGAGTACTTGGAGAACGCACTAGTATCGATATCGGGTCCCCTGGCATTGACTCTTGCTTATTGCACCAGTGACGATGTAACTCGAGAGGCCTTGGAAGACTTCCACAGCTGTCCTGAGATTGCAAGACGGTCATCCATGATCCTTCGACTTTGTGATGATTTGGGTACTTCCAAG GACGAGCTTGTTAGAGGAGATGTGCCCAAATCTATCCAGTGTTACATGCATGAGAGCGGCTTATCGGAGTCCGCGGCTCGTTACCATATCAGACGATTGATTAGAGAGAATTGGAGAGCAATAAATGGAGATAGAAGTTTTACTTCTCGTTTAGaggaaaacataaaaatgatgatcATTAATGTCCCTCGAATGGCCCAATGCATGTACCAATACGGAGATGGACATGGGAAACCCGGCCAAGTGATTGAGGATCGCATCAGGTCTTTGATAATTGAACCTATACTTTAG
- the LOC135635314 gene encoding monoterpene synthase 8, chloroplastic-like — MDEKGNLKASLRHQTEGLVSLYEASHLAKEGEHVLEEATNFTTKQLKSLMEGSLEPHLREHVAHALELPLNWRMPRLQTRWFIEASQREAKMNPVLLELAKLDFNRVQIIYQRELREVSRWWNNLGLAQRLPFSRDRLVENYFWTVGWVFEPQFGRCRELHTKANCFIVTLDDVYDIYGTMDELELFTDAVDRWDVNAMDKLPEYMRICFLALFNTTNDIAYNVQKEKGLDIIPHLKKAWADLLKTFTVEARWYHQGYTPNLGEYLENALVSVSVPLILTLAYCTSDDLTQEALDDFQSCPEFARWPSMIFRLCDDLGTSTDELERGDVSKSIQCYMHETGVSEDAARRHIRGLIKGNWRAINGDRSFTSRFEENLKMMAINIPRMAQCMYQYGDGLGKPGLVMSDRIRSLLIEPILP, encoded by the exons ATGGATGAGAAGGGAAACTTGAAAGCCAGCCTTCGCCACCAGACTGAAGGATTGGTGAGCTTGTACGAGGCTTCCCATCTTGCAAAGGAAGGAGAGCACGTGCTGGAAGAAGCTACGAACTTCACAACTAAACAACTCAAGAGCCTCATGGAGGGATCACTTGAGCCTCATCTCAGGGAGCACGTAGCCCATGCCTTGGAGCTTCCATTGAACTGGAGGATGCCGAGGCTACAGACCAGGTGGTTCATAGAAGCATCACAAAGGGAAGCGAAGATGAACCCTGTCCTACTTGAATTGGCTAAGTTGGACTTCAATAGGGTTCAGATCATATATCAGAGGGAACTCAGAGAAGTGTCGAG GTGGTGGAACAATCTTGGCCTGGCGCAGAGGCTTCCATTTTCAAGGGACAGGTTGGTGGAGAACTATTTCTGGACTGTTGGCTGGGTTTTTGAGCCACAGTTTGGTAGATGCAGGGAGTTGCACACGAAGGCAAACTGCTTTATAGTAACATTAGATGATGTGTATGATATTTACGGCACCATGGATGAGCTCGAGCTCTTCACGGATGCTGTCGATAG ATGGGATGTTAATGCAATGGACAAACTTCCAGAGTATATGAGGATATGTTTTCTAGCCCTCTTCAACACTACAAATGACATCGCATACAATGTTCAGAAAGAGAAGGGACTGGACATAATTCCACACCTAAAAAAAGCA TGGGCAGATCTATTGAAGACTTTCACGGTGGAAGcgaggtggtaccaccaaggcTACACACCCAATCTTGGAGAGTACTTGGAGAACGCACTGGTATCAGTATCAGTTCCCCTAATACTGACTCTTGCTTATTGCACCAGTGACGATTTAACTCAGGAGGCCTTGGATGATTTCCAAAGCTGCCCTGAGTTTGCAAGATGGCCGTCCATGATTTTTCGACTTTGTGATGATTTGGGTACTTCCACG GACGAGCTTGAAAGAGGCGATGTATCCAAATCTATCCAGTGCTACATGCATGAGACCGGTGTGTCGGAGGACGCGGCTCGTAGGCATATCAGGGGATTAATCAAGGGGAATTGGAGAGCAATAAACGGAGATCGAAGTTTCACTTCGCGTTTTGAGGAAAACCTGAAAATGATGGCCATCAATATCCCTCGAATGGCCCAATGCATGTACCAGTACGGAGACGGACTCGGCAAACCCGGCCTAGTAATGAGCGATCGCATCAGGTCTTTATTAATTGAACCGATACTGCCGTAA